One Bacillus sp. 1780r2a1 DNA segment encodes these proteins:
- a CDS encoding NERD domain-containing protein, which translates to MAQLIKIQDYLSRYERDLYHYSSQFTRVKQHNWDRAKDYFYNGKEADIAELEESLTPEQSLFQKVKFFFKKDELVEIDKQYMEVAIEKEEGEESFDAENLTTFVTDPKNLQDLKVLFLENVFQMQMRWATSTLFELSNADKRYFYDEKLQYFLKSFPDTFLLMYKPVFLVKKAPVEAEVILITPTETICIAMVEGKNGSVFQYSKENFWTELIGKDKKKVLNPVLGLNRTVQLVKSLYQSHNIDRPIRKVLLSRNGFFDSPKEPYQIDFIDKRNYEEWFYSLRRLSAPLKFNQLQAAEALLKHSQSIYFDRSENESF; encoded by the coding sequence ATGGCGCAACTTATTAAGATACAAGACTATCTTTCACGCTATGAGAGAGATTTGTATCATTATTCATCTCAATTTACACGTGTGAAACAACATAATTGGGATAGAGCAAAGGATTATTTTTACAATGGAAAAGAAGCGGATATAGCTGAGTTAGAAGAATCCCTGACTCCAGAACAATCGCTTTTTCAAAAGGTAAAGTTCTTCTTTAAAAAAGATGAACTAGTTGAAATAGATAAACAATATATGGAGGTAGCAATAGAAAAAGAAGAAGGAGAAGAAAGCTTTGATGCTGAAAATCTCACTACGTTCGTGACAGACCCTAAAAACCTACAAGATTTAAAAGTGTTGTTTTTAGAAAACGTTTTTCAAATGCAAATGAGGTGGGCGACATCAACTTTATTTGAGCTTTCAAATGCAGATAAGCGATATTTTTATGATGAAAAGCTTCAATATTTTTTGAAAAGTTTTCCTGATACGTTTCTACTTATGTATAAGCCTGTGTTTTTAGTGAAAAAAGCCCCTGTTGAAGCAGAGGTCATTTTAATTACGCCTACAGAAACTATCTGCATTGCAATGGTTGAAGGGAAAAATGGCTCTGTGTTTCAGTATTCAAAAGAAAATTTTTGGACAGAGTTAATAGGGAAAGACAAAAAGAAAGTGTTAAATCCTGTGCTTGGATTAAATAGAACGGTGCAACTCGTAAAAAGCCTTTACCAATCGCATAACATTGATCGACCTATTCGAAAAGTATTGCTGAGTCGTAATGGATTCTTTGACTCTCCTAAAGAACCTTATCAAATTGATTTTATTGATAAGAGGAATTATGAAGAATGGTTCTATAGTTTAAGGCGTTTATCAGCACCTTTAAAATTTAATCAGCTTCAAGCAGCTGAGGCACTTTTAAAACATAGTCAAAGCATTTATTTTGATCGAAGTGAGAATGAATCATTTTGA